The following are encoded together in the Buteo buteo chromosome 2, bButBut1.hap1.1, whole genome shotgun sequence genome:
- the LOC142028727 gene encoding thyrotropin-releasing hormone receptor-like, which translates to MENASTSPGAALGGSGNQTLGRMPRQPLELQVVTILLVLLICGVGIAGNVMVVLVVLRSKHMVTPTNCYLVSLAVADLIVLLAAGLPNISEVVASWVYGYAGCLCITYLQYLGINISAWSITAFTVERYIAICHAIKAQLLCTVSRAKRIISSLWLFTSLYCLMWFFLVDTTQVTFSDGAQVSCGYRVSRSLYMPIYFLDFAVFYVIPLGLATVLYGLIARILFMSPLPATPQHPCLGSMHRGGSLKLSCRGNKGVLSSRKQVTKMLAVVVVLFALLWMPYRTLVVVNSFMDPPYLNIWFLLFCRMCIYLNSAINPIIYNLMSQKFRAAFRKLWNCKEKSAENPAPYTTPVYYSVTKDYPHDSSDHDVTEQEDLNSLPAPAKKNKPAK; encoded by the exons ATGGAGAACGCCTCGACCAGCCCGGGAGCCGCGCTGGGCGGCAGCGGCAACCAGACCCTGGGCAGGATGCCCCGGCAGCCCCTGGAGCTGCAGGTGGTCACCAtcctgctggtgctgctcaTCTGCGGGGTGGGCATCGCGGGCAACGTGatggtggtgctggtggtgctgcGCAGCAAGCACATGGTGACCCCCACCAACTGCTACCTGGTGAGCCTGGCGGTGGCCGACCTCATcgtgctgctggcagctgggctgCCCAACATCTCCGAGGTGGTGGCTTCTTGGGTGTACGGCTACGCCGGCTGCCTTTGCATCACCTATTTGCAGTACTTGGGCATCAACATCTCCGCCTGGTCCATCACTGCCTTCACGGTGGAGCGTTACATCGCGATCTGCCACGCCATCAAAGCGCAGCTCCTGTGCACCGTGTCCCGCGCCAAGCGCATCATCTCCTCGCTGTGGCTCTTCACCTCCCTCTATTGCCTCATGTGGTTCTTCCTGGTGGACACGACCCAGGTCACCTTCTCGGATGGGGCACAGGTCAGCTGTGGCTACCGGGTCTCCAGAAGCCTTTACATGCCCATTTACTTCTTGGATTTTGCTGTCTTCTACGTCATCCCGTTGGGGCTGGCAACTGTCCTCTACGGCCTCATTGCCCGCATCCTCTTCATGAGCCCCCTGCCCGCCACCCCGCAGCACCCCTGCCTGGGCTCCATGCACCGGGGCGGCTCCCTCAAGCTCTCCTGCCGGGGCAACAAGGGGGTTCTGAGCTCCCGCAAGCAG GTGACCAAAATGCTGGCTGTTGTGGTAGTCCTCTTCGCCCTTCTGTGGATGCCTTATCGCACACTGGTGGTGGTGAACTCCTTCATGGACCCTCCGTACCTGAACATCTGGTTCCTTCTCTTCTGCCGCATGTGCATCTACTTGAACAGTGCCATCAACCCCATCATCTACAACCTCATGTCACAGAAGTTCAGGGCTGCCTTTAGAAAGTTATGGAATTGCAAAGAGAAGAGTGCTGAGAACCCTGCGCCGTACACCACCCCGGTGTACTACAGCGTTACGAAGGACTATCCTCATGACAGCTCTGACCACGATGTCACCGAACAAGAAGATCTGAACAGTCTCCCTGCACCTGCAAAGAAGAACAAGCCTGCCAAATAA